ACCCAATGAACGCAGGTCGCTGATCTCACTGCGGCCCAGATTGAGCAGCATGACGACGAAGACGAACACCACCATGATCGCGCCGGCGTACACCAGCACCTGAATGGCGCCGACGAAGGGCGCGTCGAGCATGACATACAGGCCGGACAGCGCAAACATCACGTTCACCAGCCACAGCGCCGCCGGCACCGGGTTCTTGCGCGTCACGAACAGCAGCGCCGACGCGATGGCCAGCAGCGCGAACAGGTAGAACTGGAAGGCGAAAAAGCCGCTCATTCGCCCTTCGGGTCTGCAGGGTCCCACAACTCGCTCACCGGATGCGTCTGCGCCGTGAGCCGCTCGAGGTCGTACACGAACGACGCGCGGTCATACTCCGCGTTCTCGTAGTGCCGCCCAACGTGAATGGCCTCTTCCGGGCACACTTCCTGGCAGTAGCCGCAGAAAATGCAGCGGAACTCGTCGATCTCGAAAACGAGCGGATAGCGATTGCCCTGTTCGTCCTCGCCCGGCGTGAGCTTGATGCAGTTGGCGGGGCACACCGTCGGACAGAGGCCGCAGGCCACGCACTTGGCCTTGCCGTCCTCGGTGGTGAGCATGCGATGCGTGCCGCGCCAGCGCGGCGAGAGATCCCATTTGGTCTCCGGATACTGCATGGTGACCTTGTGCGGATCGACCAGATGCTTGAGCGTGGTGGCCATGCCCTTGAGCGTGGCCCGCACATAACTCACCTGATCGAGCGGCCGATTGAGCACCTTGACGCCGATGGCCATCAGTCGCGTCCCTCAGTGAGAGCCGGGGCCGGCGTCTGGACCGCCGGCCGGGGCGCCGTCAGTTGGCGCCGGGTTAGGTCGAGTCCCCGCGCCCGGAGTCGCTCCAGGTCCATGGGCGCCACGCGGGCGCTGGCGGGGCTGATGAGTTTGCCGCGGTCGAGCCAGGCCAACAGCACGGCTATGATGACGACGTTGAGACCCAGCAGTGCGAGGGAGAACATCGGGCCGCGCGCCACGCCGAGCATGTCGAGTGCCAGGGTCGCGCTGGCAATGACCACGATGTAGCCGAGGGCCAACGGCAGCATGATGCTCCAGCCCAGGGACATCAGCTGGTCGTAGCGGAAGCGCGGCAGCGTCCAGCGGATCCACATGAAGAGGAAGATGAAGAAACCGATCTTCCCCACCATCATGGCCAGCGTCGCCAGTGTCTTGGCCACCGTATACGGCGCGACGTTGTCCCACTGCGTGAAGGGCACGTCCCATCCACCGAAGAACAGCGCCGCCGTCAGGCCGCTGACCGTGAGCATGTTGGCGTATTCGGCGATGAAGAACATCGAGAACTTCATGCCGCTGTACTCCGTGTGGTAACCCGCCACGAGTTCCGATTCCGCTTCCGGCAAGTCAAACGGCAGGCGGTTCGTTTCGGCGAACGCCGCCACAAGGAACGTGAACCACGCGACGGTGAGCGACAGCACGTTCCAACCCATCGTGGCCTGCTGCTGCACGATGGCGGTCAGTGAGACGTTGCCGGCAAGCAACAGGACCGGGATGGTGGACATACCCATCGCGATTTCGTACGACACCATCTGCGCGCTGGAACGCAAACCACCCAGCAGAGCGTACTTGTTGTTGGAGGCCCAGCCCGCGAGCACGAGTCCGTACACACCAAGCGACGAAATCGCGAGCGTGAACAGGAATCCCACCGGCAGCGGCGCGATGGCCATGTCCACAAGGCCCCACGGTGTCGGGAGTGGCGCGGCAAACGGAATGACGGCCCAGGTGAGCAGGGCCGGAATGAAGGCCAGTGCCGGAGCGATGATGAAGAGCCACTTGTCCGCGAACGGCGGATTGGTCTCTTCTTTCATGAAGTTCTTGAGGCCGTCGGCCACGGGCTGCAGCAGGCCCCCCGGCCCCACGCGATTGGGGCCGCGGCGATCCTGGAACCAGGCAGCCAGCTTGCGTTCGAGCAGCGTGAGCATGGCCACGGTGCCGAGGTACACCGCAAAGAACACGAGAATCTTGATGATGCTCGCGGCCACAAAGGTGCCGATGGCGTCCGGCGCAGCTTGCGGATTGGCGCGAGGAAACCATGACGCCACATCGAGAGCGGCGAGAAACGGCATGCCACTCACGGTGCCACCCCTGACGTTCCGGCTGCCATGGCGCCCGTTGCTGCGCCAGCCACGCCGGGCATGGGCAGTCCGCGCAGGCCCAGCGCCTCGTAGTTCAGACCGGCGAACGCGGCGTGCACCTGCGTCATGGCACCAAATACTTCGGACGGCAGGTAGAACCGGCC
The Gemmatimonas sp. UBA7669 genome window above contains:
- a CDS encoding NuoI/complex I 23 kDa subunit family protein: MAIGVKVLNRPLDQVSYVRATLKGMATTLKHLVDPHKVTMQYPETKWDLSPRWRGTHRMLTTEDGKAKCVACGLCPTVCPANCIKLTPGEDEQGNRYPLVFEIDEFRCIFCGYCQEVCPEEAIHVGRHYENAEYDRASFVYDLERLTAQTHPVSELWDPADPKGE
- a CDS encoding NADH-quinone oxidoreductase subunit J translates to MSGFFAFQFYLFALLAIASALLFVTRKNPVPAALWLVNVMFALSGLYVMLDAPFVGAIQVLVYAGAIMVVFVFVVMLLNLGRSEISDLRSLGARLGAGFVGLALLANLLVVQRQRFPRLESAQASDNVVTPVAASLFTDYLVAFELTSVVLLVAVVGAVLLAKKRVQS